In a genomic window of Pseudomonadota bacterium:
- a CDS encoding OPT/YSL family transporter yields the protein MSQQAPRELTPRAIILAIVLAMILAAANAYLGLFAGMTIASAIPAAVVSMAVLKLLGGGHILENNIVATGASAGTSIATGVIFTMPALIILGYWDDFRYSWVLAIAGLG from the coding sequence ATGAGTCAGCAAGCGCCCCGTGAGCTAACCCCCCGGGCCATAATTCTGGCCATCGTGCTGGCTATGATCCTGGCTGCCGCGAATGCGTATCTCGGTTTGTTCGCGGGCATGACGATTGCCTCGGCCATTCCGGCCGCGGTGGTGTCGATGGCGGTGCTCAAGTTGCTCGGTGGCGGCCATATCCTCGAGAACAATATCGTAGCGACCGGCGCATCGGCGGGCACATCCATCGCCACCGGCGTGATTTTCACGATGCCGGCGCTGATCATCCTGGGGTACTGGGACGATTTTCGTTATTCCTGGGTGCTGGCCATCGCCGGCCTGGGTG